A DNA window from Akkermansiaceae bacterium contains the following coding sequences:
- a CDS encoding FAD-dependent oxidoreductase, which produces MNEVHDVVVVGGGSAGLAAAVTAARTGARTLLLERYGYLGGMGTASLVHTFCGLYLLREEPGAVLANAGFATEMAERMIAATGLGPVRMGRVDVLPQHPVEFVRIADEITAAESTLETLFHTEVLAVTREDGVWRITLGGRGGMADVSARALVDASGDAVVAGFLGGGAEMTDSPGLQRPAYVFGVQGMTGFDDAARLHTAGWIVEGVRKGILPKSAMGLSFRASGRTGEIFGSLDLTGGESTGHDPLDHVAFPHWSPVARKIAGEVLRFLSHSSDGWRNAYISQWPVRAGVRESRRWIGGYVLTAEDLLEGRRFDDEIALATWPMELRETVKGPKLRYPQGNRPAGIPLRCLQPRGIPGLFVAGRCLSADHEAQASIRVMGTCFATGGAAGKAAADSARTDHFNLPSHHREMLGWVRDHPHR; this is translated from the coding sequence ATGAATGAAGTCCATGATGTCGTGGTGGTGGGAGGCGGCAGCGCCGGACTGGCCGCCGCCGTGACCGCGGCACGGACCGGCGCGCGCACGCTGCTGCTGGAACGCTACGGTTATCTGGGTGGCATGGGAACCGCTTCCCTCGTCCATACTTTCTGCGGGCTGTATCTGCTGCGGGAGGAACCCGGAGCGGTGCTGGCGAATGCCGGATTCGCGACGGAAATGGCGGAGCGGATGATCGCCGCGACCGGTCTCGGCCCGGTGCGGATGGGACGGGTGGACGTGCTGCCACAGCACCCGGTGGAGTTCGTGAGGATCGCGGATGAGATCACTGCGGCGGAATCCACGCTGGAAACCCTCTTCCACACGGAGGTGCTGGCGGTCACACGGGAGGACGGCGTCTGGCGGATCACGCTGGGAGGACGCGGCGGAATGGCGGATGTTTCCGCCAGGGCGCTGGTGGATGCCTCAGGAGACGCGGTGGTGGCGGGCTTTCTGGGTGGGGGTGCGGAGATGACGGACAGCCCGGGCCTGCAGCGGCCCGCCTATGTTTTCGGGGTGCAGGGCATGACGGGCTTCGACGATGCCGCACGGCTCCATACGGCGGGCTGGATCGTGGAAGGGGTAAGGAAAGGGATTCTGCCGAAATCAGCGATGGGCCTGAGTTTCCGCGCTTCCGGCAGGACGGGAGAGATTTTCGGATCGCTGGACCTCACCGGCGGGGAGTCCACCGGGCATGATCCGCTGGATCACGTTGCCTTTCCTCACTGGAGTCCGGTGGCCCGGAAGATCGCGGGGGAGGTGCTGCGCTTTCTCTCACACAGCAGCGATGGGTGGAGAAACGCCTACATCAGCCAGTGGCCGGTACGCGCCGGGGTGCGGGAAAGCCGCCGCTGGATCGGCGGATATGTGCTGACCGCGGAGGACCTTCTTGAGGGCAGGCGTTTTGATGACGAGATCGCACTCGCCACATGGCCTATGGAGCTGCGTGAGACAGTCAAAGGGCCGAAGCTCCGCTACCCGCAGGGAAACCGTCCGGCGGGCATCCCCCTGCGCTGCCTGCAGCCACGGGGCATCCCCGGCCTGTTCGTCGCCGGACGCTGCCTTTCCGCGGACCATGAGGCGCAGGCATCCATCCGCGTGATGGGCACGTGTTTCGCCACCGGCGGGGCGGCTGGAAAGGCGGCGGCGGACTCAGCGCGGACAGATCATTTTAATCTCCCATCCCATCACAGGGAGATGCTAGGATGGGTCAGAGATCACCCGCATCGATGA
- a CDS encoding TetR/AcrR family transcriptional regulator translates to MAPHNPAQRDLLLDAAETVAAREGVARLTFDAVAAEAGVSKGGLLHYFSSKEQLIEAMVQRSADGWRNCFMTGYAEAPEGPGRMLRGILNHCCMDARNWTDGLRRSYSAIFAALAQNSELVQPMRDVYEELYGLIRNDGLPDHVAEIVMAAIDGLWFYWVMRLRPVDQEALDRLRCTLERIVALAIEKPETFACQVTSPVAPDA, encoded by the coding sequence ATGGCACCGCACAACCCCGCCCAACGAGACCTGCTGCTGGACGCGGCGGAAACCGTCGCCGCCCGCGAAGGCGTGGCCCGTCTGACTTTTGACGCCGTGGCGGCTGAGGCCGGGGTGAGCAAAGGCGGCCTGTTACACTACTTTTCCAGCAAGGAGCAACTCATCGAGGCCATGGTCCAGCGGAGCGCGGACGGCTGGCGGAACTGCTTTATGACCGGCTATGCGGAGGCTCCGGAGGGGCCGGGCCGTATGCTGCGCGGCATCCTCAACCATTGCTGCATGGACGCGCGCAACTGGACGGACGGCCTGCGCCGCAGCTACTCCGCCATTTTCGCCGCTCTGGCCCAGAACTCGGAACTCGTCCAGCCGATGCGCGATGTCTATGAGGAACTCTACGGCCTCATCCGCAATGACGGCCTGCCGGATCATGTGGCGGAGATTGTCATGGCCGCCATCGACGGCCTCTGGTTCTACTGGGTGATGCGCCTGCGTCCCGTGGACCAGGAAGCCCTCGACCGCCTGCGCTGCACGTTGGAGCGCATCGTCGCGCTCGCCATCGAAAAGCCGGAAACCTTTGCCTGCCAGGTGACCTCACCTGTTGCTCCGGATGCCTGA
- a CDS encoding ATP-binding protein, whose amino-acid sequence MRPGMYIGKLGDGSSPDDGLYILLKEAVDNSIDEHIMGHGKEVRIDIDEQGRVEVRDFGRGIPLGKLYDCAAQINTGAKYDSEAFKKSVGLNGVGIKAVNALSSFFEIQAWREGTTKALEFSKGQLTVDMPNPRRDEGANGTRLAFDVDRTIFPAKAKYKEAFVEKMCRYYSYLNPALTVVFNGKKFRSKDGLLDLLREEMENEALYPPIHLVGKDIEIAFTHSPESGEEYYTFVNGQNTSQGGTHLAAFREALVQVVRGFYKKQYDPADIRAGIEAAICVRIIEPVFESQTKTKLGSTTVAPEGESLRTFIGNFLKTNLDNYLHKHPQVAEAIQKRIISAERERKDLKGVQKLARERSRQAKVHNKKLRDCRVHFDTKHKRREESTLFITEGDSASGSITKSRDVETQAVFSLRGKPLNTFSLPRKIVYENEEFALLQAALNIEDGIEELRYSKVVIATDADVDGMHIRLLLLTFFLQFFPELIRDGHLHILQTPLFRVRNKKETIYCYDEPERVKAISKLGKNAEITRFKGLGEISPDEFKFMIGPDMRLDPVEYEEGKGVKELLAFYMGKNTPDRQEFIIDNLREDVDRQIEAAVA is encoded by the coding sequence ATGCGCCCGGGCATGTACATCGGAAAACTCGGTGACGGTTCCTCTCCGGATGACGGCCTCTACATCCTGCTCAAGGAGGCGGTGGACAACTCCATCGACGAGCACATCATGGGCCACGGCAAGGAGGTCCGCATCGACATCGACGAGCAGGGCCGCGTGGAGGTCCGGGACTTCGGCCGCGGCATCCCGCTGGGCAAGCTCTATGACTGCGCCGCGCAGATCAACACCGGCGCGAAATACGACAGCGAGGCGTTCAAGAAATCCGTCGGTCTGAACGGTGTCGGCATCAAGGCGGTCAATGCCCTTTCCTCCTTCTTCGAGATCCAGGCGTGGCGCGAGGGCACGACCAAAGCGCTGGAGTTCTCCAAGGGCCAGCTCACCGTGGACATGCCGAACCCGCGCCGCGATGAAGGCGCCAACGGCACCCGCCTCGCCTTCGACGTGGACCGCACCATCTTCCCCGCAAAGGCGAAGTACAAGGAAGCGTTCGTCGAAAAGATGTGCCGTTATTATTCCTACCTGAACCCGGCCCTCACGGTCGTGTTCAACGGGAAGAAATTCCGCTCGAAGGACGGCCTGCTCGACCTCCTGCGTGAGGAAATGGAGAACGAGGCGCTCTATCCGCCCATCCACCTTGTCGGAAAGGACATCGAGATCGCCTTCACCCACAGCCCGGAGAGCGGGGAGGAGTACTACACCTTCGTCAACGGCCAGAACACCTCCCAGGGCGGAACCCACCTCGCCGCCTTCCGTGAGGCACTGGTCCAGGTCGTCCGTGGCTTCTACAAGAAGCAGTACGATCCCGCCGACATCCGCGCCGGCATCGAGGCCGCCATCTGCGTGCGCATCATCGAGCCGGTGTTCGAGTCGCAGACCAAGACCAAGCTCGGCTCCACCACCGTGGCTCCGGAGGGCGAATCCCTGCGCACCTTCATCGGGAATTTCCTCAAAACCAACCTCGACAACTACCTGCACAAGCACCCGCAGGTGGCGGAGGCCATCCAGAAGCGCATCATTTCCGCGGAGCGGGAGCGCAAGGACCTGAAAGGCGTCCAGAAGCTCGCCCGCGAGCGGTCCCGCCAGGCCAAGGTCCACAACAAGAAGCTCCGCGACTGCCGCGTCCACTTCGACACGAAGCACAAGCGCCGCGAGGAATCCACCCTCTTCATCACCGAGGGTGACTCCGCCTCCGGATCCATCACCAAGAGCCGTGACGTGGAGACGCAGGCCGTGTTCTCCCTGCGTGGAAAGCCGCTCAACACCTTCAGCCTGCCGCGCAAGATCGTCTATGAGAACGAGGAGTTCGCCCTGCTCCAGGCCGCGCTCAACATCGAGGACGGCATCGAGGAACTGCGCTACAGCAAGGTCGTCATCGCCACCGATGCCGACGTCGATGGCATGCACATCCGCCTGCTGTTGCTCACGTTCTTTCTCCAGTTCTTCCCGGAGCTGATCCGTGACGGCCACCTCCACATCCTCCAGACGCCGCTGTTCCGCGTCCGCAACAAAAAGGAGACCATTTACTGCTACGATGAGCCGGAGCGCGTGAAGGCCATCTCCAAGCTGGGCAAGAACGCGGAGATTACCCGCTTCAAAGGTCTGGGCGAAATCTCACCGGACGAGTTCAAGTTCATGATCGGCCCTGACATGCGGCTTGATCCCGTCGAGTATGAGGAAGGCAAGGGCGTTAAGGAACTGCTCGCCTTCTACATGGGCAAGAACACCCCGGACCGTCAGGAATTCATCATCGACAACCTGCGGGAGGACGTGGACCGCCAGATCGAGGCGGCAGTGGCGTAG
- a CDS encoding response regulator transcription factor has protein sequence MGLRIRVMVVDDVAVQRMVMRRLIGQHSFLEWIGEADGAEKAVGMIDELKPDVLLLDVQMPGLTGLELFASLKDPPKVVFASAWPTYAVDAFTLDAVDYLLKPVSPERFAATAKRLERLFTEDENPAVRHEPMDRICVRSTERTIFLPLPTVASLKADGDFTWVRDVHQPAILACRRIGEFEEILPSPPFIRLDRSLIVNLERVSKVERLSRNDAQVWMRGLEEPMEIGRTALARLQEVMKVP, from the coding sequence ATGGGTCTGCGCATACGGGTGATGGTGGTCGATGACGTTGCGGTGCAACGGATGGTCATGCGTCGTCTCATCGGCCAACATTCATTTCTGGAGTGGATCGGCGAAGCGGACGGCGCCGAAAAAGCCGTGGGGATGATCGATGAACTGAAGCCGGACGTGCTGCTGCTGGATGTGCAGATGCCGGGCCTCACCGGGCTGGAGCTGTTCGCCAGCTTGAAGGATCCCCCGAAAGTCGTCTTCGCCAGCGCCTGGCCGACCTACGCCGTGGACGCCTTCACGCTGGATGCGGTGGACTACCTCCTCAAACCGGTGTCTCCGGAAAGGTTCGCCGCCACCGCCAAGCGCCTGGAGCGCCTTTTCACCGAAGACGAGAACCCGGCCGTCCGGCATGAGCCGATGGACCGCATCTGCGTGCGTAGCACGGAGCGCACGATTTTCCTTCCTCTCCCGACGGTGGCTTCGTTGAAGGCGGACGGGGATTTCACCTGGGTCCGGGACGTCCACCAGCCGGCCATCCTGGCCTGCCGGCGGATCGGGGAGTTCGAGGAAATCCTGCCATCCCCTCCGTTCATCCGCTTGGACAGGTCGCTCATCGTCAACCTGGAGCGGGTTTCGAAAGTCGAACGCCTTTCGAGAAACGACGCCCAGGTGTGGATGCGCGGGCTGGAGGAACCGATGGAGATCGGTAGGACCGCCCTCGCCCGGCTCCAGGAGGTGATGAAGGTTCCCTGA
- a CDS encoding efflux RND transporter permease subunit: MKSFTDIFIKFPVLAIVVNLVIVLVGWRAIYSLPVQQFPKLESSSVIITTVYYGASAETVRGFLTTPIEKVVSQIGGVDHVESTSRAGTSIVTVRLKLNHDTTAALAEVTARLQQVRAELPVEAEPPMVEIQRADRPYATFYLSFTSTERDVPAMTDWLTRTMQPQFATLPGVQRVTLEGARPIAMRVWIDPDRLSALNLSPGDVQNALVRNNFLASVGRTKGNMVEINLLANTDLRTEQEFSNIIVSEREGSIVRLSDVADVKLGAEEPDYVAKEDKQESVYLGVWPLVGSNEIEIQQALTAKMEEIQATLPKDMKMKLVYDGTMFMRSALKEISKTLLETVLIVGLAVFLFLGSIRTALVPLIAMPISLIGAAAIMLALGFSLNLLTILAIVLAVGLVVDDAIVVVENIERHVREGKSRRQAALLGARELQGPIVAMTITLAAVYAPIGFQGGLTGSLFLEFAITLAAAVVVSGFVALTLSPVMSSKFIHAGGHEGRLTKFVNRIFDKVKAAYGVALDSALRIRWVIVGVSFVVMLAAVPFYLFSQREMAPVEDQSHISVFMDTAPDSTVEASNRDSMAVIDAVTSMPEAEYMWSLTTNWGGFGGMSAKDWKERERTTEEMYGELFGRVSQVPGIRVFPRLDPPLPTPGQYDVELVLLTDGPVEDLLPVAQQVIGAGFASGQFLYVDTDLKIDRPEARVNIDREQLADLGLDLAAVGQELGTLLGGAYVNRFNYFDRSYKVIPQLGDENRSAVGPLLDMKIKTPAGDLLPVSSFASVEARTSPRTLNRFQQQNAVKIFGGVAPGVTKEAGLRVLEDAAKKAMGKSLVMDHAGESRQIRQEGSALVVTLGFAIILIYLVLAAQFHSFRDPLIVLLGSVPLAISGALVFTFLGFTTINIYSQVGLITLVGLIAKNGILIVEFANEMQARGLEKVAALREAALTRLRPVLMTTAATVFGHFPLVLVTGPGAEARNSIGIVLVTGMLVGTVFTLFVVPAFYVIIAAKHQRHEDEEETEGVPAEAPLATA, translated from the coding sequence GTGAAATCGTTCACCGATATCTTCATCAAGTTCCCGGTGCTGGCCATCGTGGTCAACCTGGTCATCGTCCTCGTCGGCTGGAGGGCCATCTACTCGCTGCCCGTCCAACAGTTCCCGAAGCTGGAAAGCTCCTCCGTCATCATCACCACCGTCTATTACGGCGCGAGCGCGGAGACGGTGCGCGGCTTCCTCACCACCCCGATTGAAAAGGTGGTGTCCCAGATCGGCGGTGTCGATCACGTGGAGTCCACCAGCCGCGCCGGCACCAGCATCGTGACCGTGCGGTTGAAGCTGAACCATGACACGACCGCCGCTCTGGCGGAGGTGACGGCGCGCCTCCAGCAGGTGCGCGCGGAACTCCCCGTGGAGGCGGAACCGCCGATGGTGGAGATCCAGCGCGCGGACCGTCCCTACGCCACGTTCTATCTCAGCTTTACCTCCACGGAGCGTGATGTGCCGGCGATGACGGACTGGCTGACCCGCACCATGCAGCCGCAGTTCGCCACGCTGCCGGGTGTCCAGCGCGTGACCCTGGAAGGCGCGCGCCCCATCGCCATGCGGGTATGGATCGATCCGGACCGCCTTTCCGCGCTCAACCTCTCTCCGGGGGATGTGCAGAACGCCCTCGTCCGGAACAATTTCCTCGCCTCCGTCGGCCGGACGAAGGGGAACATGGTGGAGATCAACCTGCTGGCGAACACCGACCTGCGGACCGAGCAGGAGTTCTCCAACATCATCGTCTCGGAGCGGGAGGGCAGCATCGTCCGGCTCAGTGACGTGGCGGATGTGAAGCTGGGGGCGGAGGAACCGGACTACGTGGCGAAAGAGGACAAGCAGGAGTCCGTCTATCTGGGCGTGTGGCCGCTGGTCGGCTCCAACGAGATCGAGATCCAGCAGGCGCTCACCGCAAAGATGGAGGAGATCCAGGCCACGCTGCCGAAGGACATGAAGATGAAGCTGGTCTATGACGGCACCATGTTCATGCGCAGTGCGCTGAAGGAGATCAGCAAGACGCTGCTGGAAACCGTGCTCATCGTCGGTCTGGCGGTGTTCCTTTTCCTCGGTTCCATCCGCACCGCGCTGGTGCCGCTCATCGCCATGCCCATTTCGCTCATCGGTGCTGCGGCCATCATGCTCGCGCTCGGCTTCTCGCTCAATCTGCTGACCATCCTCGCCATCGTGCTGGCGGTCGGTCTGGTGGTGGACGACGCCATCGTCGTGGTGGAGAACATCGAGCGGCACGTGCGGGAAGGGAAGTCTCGCAGGCAGGCGGCGTTGCTTGGTGCCCGTGAACTACAGGGGCCGATTGTCGCCATGACCATCACGCTGGCGGCGGTGTATGCACCCATCGGCTTCCAGGGTGGCCTCACCGGCTCCCTGTTCCTGGAGTTCGCCATCACGCTGGCGGCGGCGGTCGTCGTCTCCGGATTCGTCGCGCTGACGTTGTCCCCGGTGATGAGTTCCAAGTTCATCCACGCGGGCGGCCATGAGGGCAGGCTGACGAAGTTCGTGAACCGCATCTTCGACAAGGTGAAGGCGGCCTATGGCGTGGCGCTGGACAGCGCCCTGCGCATCCGTTGGGTCATCGTGGGGGTGTCTTTCGTGGTCATGCTCGCCGCGGTGCCATTCTACCTGTTCTCCCAGCGGGAGATGGCCCCGGTGGAGGACCAGAGCCACATCAGTGTCTTCATGGACACCGCTCCGGATTCCACGGTGGAAGCGTCCAACCGGGACTCCATGGCGGTGATCGATGCGGTGACCTCCATGCCGGAGGCGGAATACATGTGGTCCCTGACCACCAACTGGGGTGGCTTCGGCGGCATGTCCGCGAAGGACTGGAAAGAACGCGAACGCACGACGGAGGAAATGTACGGCGAGCTGTTCGGACGTGTTTCCCAGGTGCCGGGTATCCGCGTCTTCCCGCGTCTCGATCCTCCGCTGCCGACGCCGGGCCAATATGATGTCGAGCTGGTCCTGCTCACCGACGGACCGGTGGAGGATCTGCTGCCCGTCGCGCAGCAGGTCATCGGCGCGGGTTTCGCCAGCGGCCAGTTCCTCTACGTCGATACCGACCTCAAGATCGACCGTCCGGAGGCCCGCGTGAACATCGACCGCGAGCAGCTCGCGGACCTCGGGCTGGACCTCGCCGCCGTGGGGCAGGAACTCGGCACCCTGCTCGGTGGCGCCTATGTGAACCGCTTCAACTACTTCGACCGCAGCTACAAGGTGATCCCGCAGCTCGGGGATGAGAACCGCTCCGCCGTCGGTCCGTTGCTGGACATGAAGATCAAGACCCCTGCGGGGGACCTCCTGCCCGTGTCATCCTTTGCCAGCGTGGAGGCCCGCACCTCGCCGCGCACGCTCAACCGCTTCCAGCAGCAGAACGCCGTTAAGATCTTCGGTGGGGTGGCTCCCGGCGTGACGAAGGAAGCCGGCCTCCGCGTGCTGGAGGATGCGGCGAAGAAAGCGATGGGCAAGAGCCTGGTCATGGACCACGCGGGCGAGTCCCGCCAGATCCGCCAGGAAGGCTCCGCGCTGGTGGTCACGCTCGGCTTCGCCATCATCCTCATCTACCTGGTGCTGGCGGCGCAGTTCCACAGCTTCCGGGATCCGCTCATCGTGCTCCTCGGGTCGGTGCCGCTCGCCATCTCCGGCGCACTCGTCTTTACCTTCCTCGGCTTCACCACCATCAACATCTACTCCCAGGTGGGCCTCATCACGCTGGTGGGCCTGATCGCGAAGAACGGCATCCTGATCGTCGAGTTCGCGAATGAAATGCAGGCACGGGGGCTGGAAAAGGTCGCCGCGCTGCGGGAAGCCGCGCTCACCCGTCTGCGTCCTGTGCTCATGACCACGGCGGCCACCGTCTTCGGACACTTCCCGCTGGTGCTGGTCACCGGCCCGGGGGCGGAGGCGCGGAACAGCATTGGCATCGTGCTCGTCACCGGCATGCTGGTAGGCACGGTCTTCACCCTGTTCGTGGTTCCGGCCTTTTACGTCATCATCGCCGCGAAACACCAGCGGCATGAGGATGAGGAGGAAACGGAGGGCGTTCCGGCGGAGGCACCTCTCGCCACGGCATGA
- a CDS encoding ABC transporter substrate-binding protein encodes MTFPFRLSRLPSFLLACLTMVAALPAYALEKVTLQLKWTHQFQFAGYYAAIEKGYYREAGLDVEIREAQPEQDTAREVTKGNADFGVGTSNLVLLRAQGEPVVVLGVIYQHSPFVLISTQASGIHDIHELSRRKIMMELDAAELLAYFKHEGIDVSKVDVRPHTFRLEDLLEDKVQGMACYSTDQPFFLKEKGIPYQVFNPRAGGIDFYGDNLFTTEKQIRENPDRVRKFLDASLRGWKYAMAHQEEMVDLILKKYPQDHSRDHLLFEAAESVKLIHPELIELGYINPGRWESIVKAYADLGFLKGEVDLASFIHERDPKPDLRWVYWSLGIIGVLAAAFGLWTLMTARMNRLLREEVAARKEAEARALAENAAKSRFLSVLAHEVRTPLSGILSSLWLYKSSKSQEEKDQVVEIAEMSSNHLLRLVDNTLDHSKLEAAKMDVEKMPVIIDEFLDRIVELFHAAANAKAISLEMEIDPAMPDTITTDPTRLRQILSNLISNAVKFTSKGGVKVVATQETPHSTVEFKVQDTGPGISPEQTEKIFEPYAQADASVSREHGGTGLGLSISSQLARLLGGEVRVESKPGEGATFTLSIPDMKMRR; translated from the coding sequence ATGACCTTCCCCTTCCGCCTTTCCCGGCTCCCCTCTTTCCTTCTGGCATGCCTCACCATGGTTGCCGCCCTGCCGGCATACGCGCTGGAGAAGGTGACACTGCAACTGAAATGGACGCACCAATTCCAGTTCGCGGGCTACTACGCGGCGATCGAGAAAGGCTACTACCGCGAGGCCGGTCTGGATGTGGAGATCCGTGAGGCGCAGCCGGAACAGGACACGGCGCGGGAGGTGACAAAGGGGAACGCGGACTTCGGCGTGGGAACGTCGAACCTGGTCCTGCTGCGCGCCCAGGGGGAGCCGGTGGTCGTGCTGGGCGTGATCTACCAGCATTCGCCATTCGTCCTCATTTCCACCCAGGCATCCGGCATCCACGACATCCATGAACTTTCCAGGCGGAAGATCATGATGGAGCTGGATGCGGCGGAGCTGCTGGCCTACTTCAAGCATGAAGGCATCGACGTGTCCAAGGTGGACGTCCGTCCCCACACCTTCCGGCTGGAGGATCTGCTGGAGGACAAGGTACAGGGGATGGCGTGCTATTCCACGGACCAGCCCTTCTTCCTGAAGGAAAAGGGAATCCCCTACCAGGTGTTCAACCCCCGGGCTGGCGGCATCGACTTCTACGGCGACAACCTTTTCACCACGGAGAAGCAGATCCGCGAGAACCCGGATCGGGTGAGGAAGTTCCTGGATGCCAGCCTGCGGGGCTGGAAATACGCGATGGCCCACCAGGAGGAAATGGTGGACCTCATCCTGAAGAAGTATCCGCAGGACCACTCACGGGATCATCTGCTGTTCGAGGCCGCGGAGTCCGTAAAGCTCATCCACCCGGAGTTGATCGAACTGGGCTACATCAACCCGGGACGCTGGGAGAGCATCGTGAAAGCCTACGCGGACCTCGGCTTCCTGAAAGGTGAGGTGGATCTGGCATCGTTCATCCATGAGCGCGACCCGAAGCCGGACCTCCGCTGGGTCTATTGGTCGCTGGGCATCATCGGCGTGCTGGCGGCGGCATTCGGACTGTGGACGCTCATGACGGCGCGGATGAACCGCCTGCTGCGCGAGGAGGTGGCCGCCCGGAAAGAGGCGGAGGCGCGTGCGCTGGCGGAGAATGCGGCGAAGTCCAGGTTCCTCTCCGTGCTGGCCCATGAGGTGCGTACCCCCCTGTCCGGCATCCTGAGTTCCCTCTGGCTCTACAAGAGTTCGAAATCCCAGGAGGAGAAGGACCAGGTGGTGGAGATCGCGGAGATGTCATCGAACCACCTGCTCCGGCTGGTGGACAACACGCTGGACCACTCCAAACTGGAAGCGGCGAAGATGGATGTGGAAAAGATGCCCGTCATCATCGACGAGTTCCTCGACCGGATTGTGGAACTGTTCCATGCCGCCGCGAATGCGAAGGCCATCTCCCTGGAGATGGAGATCGATCCGGCGATGCCGGACACGATCACGACGGACCCCACCCGCCTGCGGCAGATCCTTTCCAACCTCATCTCCAACGCGGTGAAGTTCACCTCGAAAGGTGGCGTCAAGGTGGTCGCCACCCAGGAGACACCCCACTCCACCGTGGAGTTCAAGGTGCAGGACACCGGCCCCGGGATCAGCCCGGAGCAGACCGAAAAAATCTTCGAACCCTATGCGCAGGCGGATGCGTCCGTTTCCCGTGAGCATGGTGGCACCGGACTGGGCCTGTCCATTTCCTCCCAGTTGGCCCGCTTGCTGGGTGGCGAGGTCAGGGTGGAGAGCAAGCCGGGGGAAGGCGCCACCTTCACCCTGAGCATCCCGGACATGAAAATGAGGAGGTGA
- a CDS encoding acyl carrier protein gives MSPEEVIDWLNEEGMVELGDGFAADGDLFSAGLDSMAVMQMVVAAEEKFGVTLGPGDMTRANLSTPRSLAALISSRSAP, from the coding sequence ATGAGTCCGGAGGAGGTGATCGACTGGTTGAACGAGGAAGGCATGGTGGAGCTGGGCGATGGGTTCGCCGCGGATGGGGATCTGTTTTCCGCAGGGCTGGATTCCATGGCTGTCATGCAGATGGTGGTCGCAGCAGAGGAGAAATTCGGAGTGACGCTCGGCCCCGGGGACATGACCCGGGCGAACCTTTCCACCCCCCGCTCGCTGGCCGCCCTCATTTCCTCTAGGTCCGCCCCATGA
- a CDS encoding efflux RND transporter periplasmic adaptor subunit, whose product MKASSWIISLVLIGALGATAAGLAAWKRADIRKSMAEAAAMPEPAESIVTVPAGEVEHRNATVAVGTVLALRSITLRNEMAGTVVKAHLTPGKIVEEGALLVALDISVEEAELRAQEAQVALAETTLKRMQRLSSEDAAPVVDLDRAQAERDIALAQAARTKAVMVRKTITAPFRARIGISDVHPGQYLEEGSQLTTLQGVDEAVHVDFTVTQVVAAGLQEGNVVEILSGGDRPPLLAKIVALDARVDPRNRSSVIRARIDDAKQAPTPGASVRVRVPVGESRKVVTVPVSALRRGPEGDHVFVIGNDPQGKPRSQQRLVKSGAMNGDMVVIESGLKPGEVVATAGSFKLREGALVAVAAAPKSAAAGQAN is encoded by the coding sequence ATGAAAGCCAGTTCCTGGATCATCTCACTTGTCCTCATCGGTGCGCTGGGCGCAACCGCCGCCGGTCTCGCCGCGTGGAAGCGTGCGGACATCAGGAAATCAATGGCGGAGGCGGCCGCCATGCCGGAGCCGGCGGAAAGCATCGTCACCGTGCCGGCCGGGGAGGTTGAGCACCGCAACGCCACCGTGGCCGTGGGTACCGTCCTCGCCCTGCGTTCCATCACCCTGCGCAACGAGATGGCGGGCACCGTCGTGAAGGCGCACCTCACCCCGGGCAAGATCGTGGAAGAGGGAGCCTTGCTGGTGGCCCTCGACATTTCCGTGGAGGAGGCGGAACTGCGCGCGCAGGAGGCCCAGGTCGCCCTCGCGGAAACCACGCTCAAGCGCATGCAGCGGCTCTCCAGTGAGGACGCCGCGCCGGTGGTGGACCTCGACCGCGCGCAGGCGGAGCGGGACATCGCGCTGGCGCAGGCGGCACGGACAAAGGCGGTCATGGTGCGCAAGACCATCACCGCGCCGTTCCGCGCCCGCATCGGCATTTCGGACGTCCATCCCGGCCAATATCTGGAAGAGGGGAGCCAGCTCACCACGCTGCAGGGCGTGGATGAGGCGGTGCATGTGGATTTCACCGTGACCCAGGTGGTGGCCGCCGGCCTCCAGGAAGGGAATGTCGTGGAGATCCTTTCGGGTGGTGACAGGCCGCCCCTGCTTGCGAAAATCGTGGCGCTCGACGCCAGGGTTGATCCGCGCAACCGCAGCTCCGTCATCCGCGCGCGGATCGACGATGCGAAGCAGGCACCGACTCCGGGAGCATCCGTCCGCGTGCGTGTCCCGGTCGGGGAGTCCCGGAAAGTGGTGACCGTCCCCGTCAGCGCGCTGCGCCGTGGGCCGGAGGGAGACCATGTCTTCGTCATCGGCAACGACCCGCAGGGCAAGCCGCGCTCCCAGCAGCGCCTCGTGAAAAGCGGGGCGATGAACGGGGACATGGTGGTGATCGAGTCCGGCCTGAAGCCGGGTGAGGTCGTCGCGACCGCCGGATCGTTCAAGCTCCGGGAAGGTGCGCTGGTCGCCGTGGCCGCCGCCCCGAAGTCCGCCGCCGCGGGCCAGGCCAACTGA